Proteins encoded within one genomic window of Diorhabda sublineata isolate icDioSubl1.1 chromosome 1, icDioSubl1.1, whole genome shotgun sequence:
- the LOC130442753 gene encoding DENN domain-containing protein 10-like, which produces MSFKPTSFHVLERQLTQNHIVWTYPTINEDLKALIVQTCYYQGFEATGLYYYVKVDNQWIYIKQFISKNDKPAAIIVTSHYYQPNLYEIICDLLVTSYSNEKNFVNLVQIYLNIYITNGVSVENNFINLSCFPWKTDVKGIIKHLGIEIILVYNALLLKKQILVYHPNIEELQESLASLTRLISFRKPEDFLQPFIRTVTELRKTSKYYLIGTTNKSLINQKNICEIIVDLESKFVDYSLNPKDFELCYLHKEVAQFLLQISESEETEKRAVESISNKTSEIFQLLNKLKNNEGKIEIEDIGNKKNNKSLVKFLISLAKAENILVI; this is translated from the exons atgagTTTTAAACCAACATCGTTTCACGTTTTAG aaaggCAACTAACACAAAATCACATAGTGTGGACTTATCCCACAATAAATGAAGATCTAAAAGCACTTATAGTACAAACTTGTTATTATCAAGGTTTTGAGGCTACTGGACTGTATTATTACGTGAAGGTTGATAACCAATGGATTTATATCAAGCaatttattagtaaaaatgATAAACCGGCAGCTATTATAGTAACTTCTCACTATTACCAACCGAATCTATACGAAATCATATGTGACTTACTAGTTACAAGTTATAGTAACGAaaagaattttgttaatttggttcagatatatttaaatatatacataacgAACGGCGTGTctgtagaaaataattttataaatttgtctTGTTTCCCTTGGAAAACTGATGTTAAAG gaatAATAAAGCATTTaggaatagaaataattttagtatataatgcattgttattgaaaaaacaaattttagtttATCATCCTAACATAGAAGAATTACAGGAG AGTTTGGCCTCGTTAACAAGATTAATCTCATTTAGAAAACCCGAAGATTTTTTACAACCTTTTATTAGAACAGTAACTGAATTACGAAAG ActtccaaatattatttaataggCACAACGAACAAAAGTTTGATAAATCAGAAgaatatttgtgaaataatcGTCGATCTAGAGtcaaaatttgttgattattcTCTTAACCCAAAAG ATTTTGAATTGTGTTATTTACACAAAGAAGTGGCGCAATTTTTACTGCAAATTTCGGAAAGTGAAGAGACTGAAAAGCGTGCCGTAGaatcaatatcaaataaaaccAGTGAAATATTCCAACTTCTGAATAAGTTAAAAAACAACGAAGGGAAAATAGAAATTGAGGatataggaaataaaaaaaataataaaagcttagttaaatttttaattagtttagCTAAAGCAGAGAACATATtagtaatataa
- the LOC130442763 gene encoding estradiol 17 beta-dehydrogenase 5-like yields MSVEYQTLPNGFSIPAIGYGTCPPQQGFIEAFEDALETGYRHIDTASFYRCEQIIGRILKKWFSAGKLKREDLFITSKYMPKPGEDQNVEDTMKKTLKELQTDYVDLYLIHLPLSDKENVEIWEKMEQQVDSGRAKYIGLSNFQPQQIDVVLKNCRIRPVCLQNQVHLYAQQKKLQEYCKKNDIIIVCYTPLGAPGRENGDLLDIIYNETVKKVAEKYNKSPSQVALRFLIDKHLVPVPKSWNQKRIKENFDVFDFKLSEEDLKILEELDQNKTIGFPPIPSDDKIIK; encoded by the exons ATGTCCGTCGAGTATCAAACGTTGCCAAATGGATTCTCAATTCCGGCAATTGGTTATGGAACA tGTCCACCGCAACAAGGATTCATTGAAGCATTTGAAGATGCTTTGGAAACCGGATACAGACATATAGACACCGCGTCATTTTACAGATGTGAACAAATTATcggtagaattttaaaaaaatggttttctgCTGGTAAGTTGAAACGGGAGGATCTCTTTATAACGAGTAAATATATGCCGAAACCCGGAGAAGATCAAAATGTCGaagatacaatgaaaaaaactttgaaagaaTTACAGACCGATTATGTCGATTTATATTTGATACACCTACCTTTAAGTGATAAAGAAAATGTCGAGATATGGGAG aaaatggaACAACAAGTAGATTCTGGAAGAGCCAAATATATCGGCCTTTCCAACTTTCAACCGCAACAAATCgatgttgttttgaaaaattgtagaataaGGCCGGTCTGCCTTCAGAATCAAGTACATTTGTATGCTCAACAAAAGAAACTTCAGgaatattgcaaaaaaaatgatataatcaTCGTTTGTTACACACCTTTAGGGGCACCAGG tagAGAAAATGGAGACCTATTGGATATTATCTACAATGAAACTGTGAAAAAAGTCGCTGAAAAGTATAACAAGTCCCCTTCTCAAGTGGCTTTAAGGTTTCTCATCGACAAACATTTAGTACCGGTACCAAAAAGTTGGAATCAAAAAAGGATCAAAGagaatttcgatgtttttgaTTTCAAGTTATCGgaagaagatttaaaaatattggaagaattggatcaaaataaaactattggTTTTCCTCCAATCCCTTCcgatgataaaataataaaataa